The nucleotide sequence TGCAACTCTAGCCGTATGGCAGGGTAGCGCAGCATGAAGCTGCTCCAAAAAGTACGAAAAGGGCCGTTGGCCAGATTGATAGGCGCCAGCACCCGCACCGTGCCGCTGAGTTGGTTGAGGTTGGCGTCTAGCGATTGCGTGGTTTGCTGCAGCGCCAGCAAGAGCGGGCGGCATTGCTCGTAGTACTTTTGCCCCTCTTGCGTGGGCAGCATGCGCCGCGCACTGCGGTGTAGCAACTGGCAGCCCAGCGCATGCTCCAGCTTTTGCAAGCGGCGCGTCACCGTGGCGGCGGGAACCTCCAGCGCGGCAGCCGCAGAGCGCAGGCTGCCAGTTTCCACAATGCGCACAAACAGCGTTAAGTCGTCAAGCATGATGCCAAAAATGCAATTTGATATTGATTAATTGAGTGTAGTTTCATTTATCGCATTCATCTAAGCTAACAAGCTTGTTTTACGAGGAGTGCAAGATGAGTGAAGCCATGCGGTTCAGGCTGGTGTTTGCGGTGTTGATGTCTTTGCTGATGTCGGTGTTGATGACGGGTTGGGTCACTTGGATCAATGTGGGTCTGGGTGCGCGGTTTTGGCAGGCCTGGGGGCATGCCTTTGTGCTGGCTTGGCCTGCCGCATGTGCGGTGGTGTTGGTAGCAGCACCATCAGTGCAGCAGCTTTCCAAACGGGTTCTGGCGGCATGGAGCGGCCATGGTGAGTAACGCGACCGCCGGCGCGCTGCGCCTACCCTACCAAACCCTGTCTGCCGCCAGTTTCAAAGGTATGCGCGACACCAAACAGGCACTGGCCCAAAGCCCGCTTGGCGTGGCGCTGGTGGAATTGATATACCTGCGGGTGTCGCAGCTCAATGGCTGCGCGTTTTGCCTAGAGATGCATGCCAAGGCTTTGCGCGCTCGCGGCGAAGCGCAAGAGAGGGTGGACGCACTCGCGGGCTGGCACGCCAGCACCCGCTTCAATGCACGCGAACGCGCCGCCTTGCAGTGGGCCGACACCCTCACCCACATAGCCCAAACCCACGCCCCTGACGCCGAGTTCGACGCGCTGCGCGCTCATTTTTCTGACGCAGAGATTTCAGACCTAACGCTCGCCATTGCCAGCATGAACGCCCTGAACAGGGTGGCCATCGCAATGCGGCAGTAGACACGCTGGACTTGGCTGGCATAGGCGTTTGAAAACGCGCAATTGCTAGTATTTGCATAGCAGCTTGCGCAATATATATGGGCGCTGCAGGCCGGTTTGGCTAGAAAAACCGCGCTAAGCAGCCACCACTGGCTCCGGTAGCCCATCAAACCACGCTTGGAGCGCAGCGCCGTGCAGAGGGCGGCTGCCTAGGTAGCCTTGCATCACATCGCAGCCCAGGGCGATGAGGGTGGCTTTTTCGGCTTCAGTTTCTACGCCCTCGGCGGTGACCATGAGGCCCATGCCGTGGCCGAGTTCAATCATGGTTTTGACCAGGCGTTGGCTGCCGCTTTGGTGGTCTAGCCCGTCTACAAAACTGCGGTCAATTTTGAGCTCGCTCACAGGCAGCTTTTGCAAGTAGGCCATGGACGAGTAGCCGGTGCCAAAGTCGTCAATCGACAGTTCCAGCCCCATGCCGCGCAGGCAGTGCAGCACGTCAACGCTGGTTTGCGGGTCTTCCATGAGGCCGCTTTCCACAATCTCTAACCGCAAGCAGCTGGGGTCCACCTGGTGCTGTGCCAACAGGTTTTGCAGACGCTCGCAAAACTGCGGGTCGAGCAGGTCACGGGTGCTGATGTTGACGGAAATACTCAAGGCCGGCTGGGTGCGCGCCCACTGGGCCAGGGTGCGCAGGGCTTCTTGCAGCATCCACTGGGTGACCATGCTGATGTAACCCGTTTGCTCGGCAAAGGGGATGAATTCGGCGGGCGACACAAAGCCGCGCTGTGGGTGCTGCCAGCGCACCAAGGCTTCGGCCCCCACTGCTTGGCCACCGGGCAGCGCAAACTTGGGCTGCAGCCACATTTGCAACTGCGAGCCTGCGACGGCCGTGCGCAAGTCAGACACCAGGCTTAAGTGGCCTAAGCGCGCTGCTTCTTGGGCCTCGCTGTACCAGGCAAACCCTGTGGCCCCGCGTTTGGCGGCGTGCAAGGCCACCTCGGCGTTGCGCAGCAAGGTGTCTAGTGGGAGCGCCTCACCGTCGGTGCCAGAGTCGGCCAAGCCATAAACCACGTTCAAGTCCACACTGTGACCGCTGCAGAGCACGGGCTGGCGCATGGCGAGTTCCATGGCTTCGTGCAGCGCTTGGGCTTGGGCGCGGCCCGCCACATTGAAGGCGGCGGCAAAGGTGCCGCCAGACAAACGCGCGGCAATCGGCACGCCGGTGATCAGGCCAGAGGCTGCAGCCTGCTGCATCACTGTGCCAGCGCGCAGCGCTAGCTCTTTGATCAGCGTGTCGCCGGTGGCGTAGCCCAAGGTCGCGTTGATGGCTTTGAGCCGCGCCAGATCGACCATGGCCACGCAGCGGTAGGGCGTGGGGGCCTGTGCGGCCTCTCGGCTCAAGGCGGTGCGGTTGGGCAGTCCGGTGAGTGTGTCTTTGTAGGCGAGCTCGGCGATTTGCTGCTCGCGCTGGGCCACGGCTTCCGTCATGGTGTTGAGGGCTTCGCCCACGCGGTCTACCTCTTCCACCCGGGAGCTGGCGACTCGGCTGGCGTAGTCGCCTTGGGCGATGCGTTGGGCTGCGTCCTCCAAGGCCTCAAGCGGGCCCACCACACTGCGGGTGGTACGCACGCCCAGCCACAAGGCCAATACGACGGCCATCACGGAGATGCCCCCTACCCACATGGCCATTTGGGCGAATTGGTGCTGTGAGTCTTCAAGTTCGGCTTCGATGTTTTCGCGCTCATAGCGCAGCAGCGCTTGCGACTCGGTGAGCATGGCTTTGAGCGAGGGGTTGACCTTGTCGTTGAGCTCGCGCGCTGCGGCCTTGAGGTCATCCGCCTCGATTTGGTCCACCACGTCGATAAAGGCGTCTCCGTAGATGGCACGGCAAGCCACCAAGCGCTTGAGTGTTTCTTGTTGCTCAGGTGCCAATACTTCGGTGGAGAGGGTGCTGATGATGCCGTCAATCGCGCGGTTGCGCTGGTCCACATCGGCGTATTCCTCCACGCGGTGCTCTCGGGGGGCATTCATCAAGCGGACTAGGGCGCTGCCCACGCCCTCCGTTTGCAAGGAGAGCGCCTGCACCCGCAGCAGCCTTTGCATGTCGCCCGTGGCAAAGCGCTCGTTGATCTGGGTAATGCGGTTGATTTGCAAACTGGCTTGGCCCAGCGCCAAGAGCATGAGCACGATGAGGGCACCAAAGCCCACCCCCAAACGCCAACCTATGCGCCGGGGACGCCAAAAAGGCACGACTGGGAGGTTCGCGGGCTCAGCAGCTTGGGGTTGCATGGCTGCAGGATAGCGATTGCGTGGTGTTTAAGCTAGCGTTTTGTGGCCACCACATAGGGCTTGAGCCAGCGGTCGGTGCTCCACTTGCCGCAACCAAACACGGCAAGCCCCAGCAGCAAAACACCCCAGGTGATGTGCTGCTGCAAAGCCGCTGGAGCAATGTCCATCAGCGACAAAACCGCCACGATATTCACGCAACTCAAGCCCAGTGCAGCAAAGCGCCCGCCCAAACCCAGCACCAAGAGCACGGGGAGTGCCACTTCACCAAACGTCCCGAGCACTGCGGCCAGCTCGGGTGGCAAAAGGGGGACTTGGTATTCATCGGTGAACAAGGCCACCGTCGTGCCCCAGTCCCGCAGTTTGGTGAGCCCTGAGCTAAAGAAAACCTGTGCCACGTAGATGCGGGCCAGCAAACTCAAAAGCGGTTGTAGGCTATCTAAGAGATAGTCGGCACCTTCCCACAACACGCCCAGTGAGCGCAGCGCTTGTTTAGCAGGGCTTCGTTTAAAGGACAAGTTGGAGGGTGGATTAGGCTCGGCGTTCATACGTGTGTGCCTTGTAATGGATTGGTAGATGAATGATGCGCTTTACTTCGAGAAGTAACGCGTGTGCCACTAAGCACCCGACTCAGCTTGCTGAACGACGCCCAAGACCAAGCCCGTGCGAACCGCTAAGGGCAACCATGCGCCAAAGTCCAATGAGGCCGCAACGTCTAGGGCCTGGCCCAAGGTGTGCCCGCCCAGCAAGGCCTGCAGCAGGTCGGACTCACCCGGTTGCGCCTCTCGCACGCGGGGGCGTAGGCCCTCCCGCCACACGATTACGTCTTCGGCCACCTGTGCGCGCATGCGCTGGGTGAGTGCAGCCCAGTCGGGTGACTCGGTGTTGCTATGGGTGGCTATGATGCTGGCCAAGGGCCATTGGCTGCGAATCGCTGCGCAGCCCGAGGACAGCGTCAGCTGCAAGGTATCGGGGTCTTCCGTAGTCAGCAAGGCGATGCTGGCTAAGTCAGCCGTAGCATCGGCCTGAACAGCACAGCGGTGCAGCGCCCACTCCGTGCGAGCTACATCGGGTAGATAGGGCTCGTCGCTGAGTTGTTCGCTGGCAGATAGGAAACCAGCCATAGCGCCGCCCCACTGGGCCACGTCGCCGCGTTCCGGCGGTGCGGCATGCCACAGCGCGCGCGCAAGCTGGGCAAAGCTGTCTGCACCGATCAACTGCGCAAGCACGGGGTATGCGGCCGTTAAAGCGCGCTCAGCCAGCATGTGGCCGTTCGCTTGGTAAACCTGTAGGCCTCTGGCGTTTGTCAAATCTGCATGACCAGCTAGCAATTGAACAGCAGCATCTGCAGGCCATGTGAACAAGGCACCCAACAAGGCGGACTGTTGTTGTGCCAAAGTGTTCATAGCTTGTAGCCCCTGATCACCTCTTGCGCCAAGGCCCGTGCACGCGTTGCTTCGCCCACGAGCGTGTCTAGGCAGGGAATATCGGTATCCCACTCCACGAGGGTAGGCACTGGGCCAAAGTGGGCGATGGCGTGGGAGTACAAGTCCCAAACTGCCTCACACACCAAACTGCCATGGTCGTCGACCACAATATCACCAAAGGTGTCCGAGACATGGCTGTGGCCCGCGAGGTGTATTTCCCCTACGGCGACCGGCGCAATGGATTCCAACCAGCTCTTGCAAGCCGCTATGGGCTGATCTACAAGCCCCAGCTTCTGCGCGTTCAGCGCGTTGACATAGATGTTGTTGACGTCGACCAGCAGCTCGCACCCCGTGCGGCGGCTGAGTTCAGAAAGAAAGTCGGTCTCCAGCCACGTTGTTGTGTCCTCCACAGGCTTCCAGTGGATGTAAGCGGAGAGGTTTTCTACCAAAATGGGACGCTTGAGTCGGTCTTGCACCTGTGCTACGTTGGCGCACAGCACGTCAAGCGCTTCGCTACTAAAGGGAAGGGGCAAAAGATCCGCCGCATGGACCGTAGCACCTTGAAAGCTGCCCCGCGCAAAGCAGGCATGGTCACTCACACGCACAGGGTGTAGGCGCTCGACTAAATGCGCCAGTTGGTCCAAATGCCATGCATCGACACCGACAGCAGAGCCCAAAGACAAACCTACCCCGTGCAAGCTGATGGGGTAGTGGCTGCGCCCCGCCTCCAAAACAGCCAAAGCAGCACCACCATTGGCGAAAAAGTTCTCTGAATGAACTTCCAAAAAATCCAGGGGCGGTTGCTGTTCTAGCAACGCAACGTAATGGGGATGCCGCCACCCAACGCCTATTTCCATGGGGCGTGCAGGCTGCGTGGTGGCTGGCATATGCGGATCTAGAGGCGAAACCGCGGCTTAGCCCTTCATCTTCTTCGCGTCTTCCAGGGAAATACCCTTCATGTCCTTGCAGGTACCTTTGGCGACGTATTTCCACTCGTCTTTGCCCATGTCGACCTTAGATTGGCCGGCACACGAGTGGGTGCCAGACAAATTGGCGCAGTCATTTTGGCCGGCTTTAGCGATGCCGAAACATTTTTCCTTCTCTTGTGCAGCAGCGGGCGCAGCCATCAAAGTCATAGACATCAAAGCTGCAGCAGTTGTAGCAATCAGGGCGCGTTGGTTCATGGAAAACTCCGTTAGTAGTCAGGTTAAAGGTCAACCAGAAGCACTGCTAAATTCGGTGCGTTGAATCGCTGGTTATGGCTTGGTCAGCCCACGGAGATTTTTTCTTACATCCCCATGAACGCTTTTAACTATAGGTCGTATGCAACAGCTTGACAACGCACAACCACTAAGTTCTGAGGACCCGCTAAGAGGCTGTAAGCGGATATTTGCCCAAGGTTTGGGCAAGTAGGTGTCTTTATCCTGCTATTAATCGCACTATTCAGGGGCTCTTAGGCCCCACGGGGCCAAAATATTTTGAAAAACTTTTACAAATGCGCGCATAATTGTGTGGTATTACCAAAAATTGGGTGATGCAAGTTTGCGGTGTTTAGTCAGTTTCGCGTGTGCTTCAAGTCTTCAAAGTTTTGTTGATTGTGGGTTAAGTGCGGTTTTGGACTCCATCGCGTTTTGAGTTATTTTGAGGAGTCCTTTCATGGGCAACAAACTTTACGTGGGCAACCTGCCTTATTCTTTCCGTGACGAAGACTTGCAACAAGCTTTCTCCGCACACGGTTCCGTTTCTAGCGCCAAAGTCATGATGGAACGTGACACAGGCCGTTCCAAAGGCTTCGGCTTTGTGGAAATGGGTAGCGATGCTGAAGCTCAAGCCGCTATCAACGGCATGAATGGTCAGCAGTTCGGTGGCCGCGGTTTGGTGGTTAACGAAGCACGTCCCATGGAAGCACGTCCTCCCCGCACTGGCGGCGGCGGCTTCGGCGGTGGTGCTGGTGGTGGCCGCAGCGGTGGCGGCGGCTACGGTGGTGGCGGCGGCGGCTACGGTGGTGGCGCTGGCGGCGGCCGTAGTGGTGGCGGCGGCGGCGGCGGTTACGGCGGTGGTCGTAGCAGCTACTAAGCACATATTGGCATCTGCCAATACTAAAAAAGGGCCCTCGGGCCCTTTTTTATTGTGTGCTGCTGTGTAAAGAGGAATCTACCGACTGCGACTATTCAGTCGCGCGATGTTTTCTGGGCCTACCAGCAAATGCTTTATCAAAGACTGCGTTGGGAAGAATACGCAGTAGCTTAGTAATCCAGCCCATTTGCCAAGGAATCACGCTGTAGCTTTTGGTTTTGTGAATCGCATTGACCGCAGCACTGGCAAACTCGTCAACAGGCATTAAAAACGGCATGAAGTAGCGATTGCGCTGCGTCAGCGGTGTATCGATGTATCCAGGACAGATAGTGACGACTTTTACGCCTGCGGCACGCAATTCGCCTCGTAGCGATTCGCAATAGCTAATGATGGCCGCTTTACTGGCGCAGTAAGCACCATGCCCAGGCAATCCGCGAATGCCAGCAGCGCTGCCAATTCCAACCAAGGTCCCCGAGCCGCGTTTCGACATTCCGTTAATAAATGGGTGAAACGTGGCTGCCACACCTGTATTGTTCGTAGCAAAGGTCTGGGCCATGACATCAAGGTCACTGCGTATGGCTGTATCCATTCCAACACTAATGCCAGCATTCGCGACCACGACGTCCGGCAGACCTTGTTGTTCTAAGCATTGATTTCCAGCGTTCACGATGCTATCGATGTTGGCGACGTCAGCCGGGTAGATGCGATACCGTGCTTCGCTTAAACCCTGCTCTAAGGCCCATTTCTGCATCTCTTGGCTACGGCGTGCTACTAAAGCCAATGCATATCCCTGTTTGTAAAACTTCAGAGCTAAAGCTTGGCCAATTCCGCTGGAAGCGCCGGTGATAAAGACAAGTGGTTGCATAGGTTGATGTGGTTTAAGGCTGGCGTGTGGGTACCAAAGTGCCCTTCACACGACCTTGGAGCTGCAGCACTTGGTCTACATTGTCGAAGTCCAAGCTGTCTGCGGTGAAACGGTCTTTGCCGCGCGTAAGCTCCACCGGCTTGTGGGACTTTACTTTTTCAGAATTCAGGAATGCGTGCAGAAACTCACCCCGATACTCCATGGTTGGTGCCGAGGACGGGTTGCGAGCATCCGCTTCTCTCACGACAACTGCATTGCCGATCAGCTGTACTTCAGAGTTATCTTCATTAGTCAGCCCCCGAAGAGCAGTGGCCGTAGTAAGCCGGCCTTGTGTGTCGAAAGAACGGATGCGGATAGCGTCAATTTCGATCCATTGTGTGTCAGGATAATGGCGCGCTTTTTCGCCCTGCACCTCTGAACGGATCTGGCCTTTCGCGTCAAAGGAACGCACATTAAATCCGTGCATATAGTAGTCAGGCTCGTGGCTCACTGCGCGTTGAGGCGCTTGCACTTCAGGGGGTGGTGTGGTTCGCACCATCCAGTACGTGCCCAAAGCCAGGATCGCCATCACGGCCATAGGCAAATACAGTAAGAACCGGTCCCAAATGTCTTTGATAAGGCCAATCACACTGTGTACGCTTCCAACAATGCGGCATAGCGACCACTGGCGACCAAGAGTAGATCGCAAAACTCGCGCACAGCGCCCTCGCCCCCTTGTCGCTGGGTGACGTAATGCGCCACCGCCCGAACTTCTACATGGGCATTGGCCGGCGCACACGCAAAACTGCTGTTGCACATCACCGGCAGGTCGGGCCAGTCATCTCCCATGGCTGCGGCATCGCCCCAAGTCAAACCTAAGGCTTTCAGTGTCAGTTCTGCAGCCGGGCGCTTGTCCTCTGTGCCGTAGTGCACGTGTTCAATTCCCAAGGCCTTGAGCCGCGTGCGCAAGGGTAAGGAGTCACGCCCGGTGATGATCA is from Rhodoferax aquaticus and encodes:
- a CDS encoding DUF2798 domain-containing protein encodes the protein MSEAMRFRLVFAVLMSLLMSVLMTGWVTWINVGLGARFWQAWGHAFVLAWPAACAVVLVAAPSVQQLSKRVLAAWSGHGE
- a CDS encoding KdsC family phosphatase — protein: MKPSLQIAPELLLKAQGIRVVFFDVDGVLTDGGLLFSESGETLKRFNTLDGHGLKMLQKAGITPVIITGRDSLPLRTRLKALGIEHVHYGTEDKRPAAELTLKALGLTWGDAAAMGDDWPDLPVMCNSSFACAPANAHVEVRAVAHYVTQRQGGEGAVREFCDLLLVASGRYAALLEAYTV
- a CDS encoding putative bifunctional diguanylate cyclase/phosphodiesterase, giving the protein MQPQAAEPANLPVVPFWRPRRIGWRLGVGFGALIVLMLLALGQASLQINRITQINERFATGDMQRLLRVQALSLQTEGVGSALVRLMNAPREHRVEEYADVDQRNRAIDGIISTLSTEVLAPEQQETLKRLVACRAIYGDAFIDVVDQIEADDLKAAARELNDKVNPSLKAMLTESQALLRYERENIEAELEDSQHQFAQMAMWVGGISVMAVVLALWLGVRTTRSVVGPLEALEDAAQRIAQGDYASRVASSRVEEVDRVGEALNTMTEAVAQREQQIAELAYKDTLTGLPNRTALSREAAQAPTPYRCVAMVDLARLKAINATLGYATGDTLIKELALRAGTVMQQAAASGLITGVPIAARLSGGTFAAAFNVAGRAQAQALHEAMELAMRQPVLCSGHSVDLNVVYGLADSGTDGEALPLDTLLRNAEVALHAAKRGATGFAWYSEAQEAARLGHLSLVSDLRTAVAGSQLQMWLQPKFALPGGQAVGAEALVRWQHPQRGFVSPAEFIPFAEQTGYISMVTQWMLQEALRTLAQWARTQPALSISVNISTRDLLDPQFCERLQNLLAQHQVDPSCLRLEIVESGLMEDPQTSVDVLHCLRGMGLELSIDDFGTGYSSMAYLQKLPVSELKIDRSFVDGLDHQSGSQRLVKTMIELGHGMGLMVTAEGVETEAEKATLIALGCDVMQGYLGSRPLHGAALQAWFDGLPEPVVAA
- a CDS encoding SDR family oxidoreductase yields the protein MQPLVFITGASSGIGQALALKFYKQGYALALVARRSQEMQKWALEQGLSEARYRIYPADVANIDSIVNAGNQCLEQQGLPDVVVANAGISVGMDTAIRSDLDVMAQTFATNNTGVAATFHPFINGMSKRGSGTLVGIGSAAGIRGLPGHGAYCASKAAIISYCESLRGELRAAGVKVVTICPGYIDTPLTQRNRYFMPFLMPVDEFASAAVNAIHKTKSYSVIPWQMGWITKLLRILPNAVFDKAFAGRPRKHRATE
- a CDS encoding DUF692 domain-containing protein, which produces MPATTQPARPMEIGVGWRHPHYVALLEQQPPLDFLEVHSENFFANGGAALAVLEAGRSHYPISLHGVGLSLGSAVGVDAWHLDQLAHLVERLHPVRVSDHACFARGSFQGATVHAADLLPLPFSSEALDVLCANVAQVQDRLKRPILVENLSAYIHWKPVEDTTTWLETDFLSELSRRTGCELLVDVNNIYVNALNAQKLGLVDQPIAACKSWLESIAPVAVGEIHLAGHSHVSDTFGDIVVDDHGSLVCEAVWDLYSHAIAHFGPVPTLVEWDTDIPCLDTLVGEATRARALAQEVIRGYKL
- a CDS encoding carboxymuconolactone decarboxylase family protein, yielding MVSNATAGALRLPYQTLSAASFKGMRDTKQALAQSPLGVALVELIYLRVSQLNGCAFCLEMHAKALRARGEAQERVDALAGWHASTRFNARERAALQWADTLTHIAQTHAPDAEFDALRAHFSDAEISDLTLAIASMNALNRVAIAMRQ
- the lptC gene encoding LPS export ABC transporter periplasmic protein LptC yields the protein MIGLIKDIWDRFLLYLPMAVMAILALGTYWMVRTTPPPEVQAPQRAVSHEPDYYMHGFNVRSFDAKGQIRSEVQGEKARHYPDTQWIEIDAIRIRSFDTQGRLTTATALRGLTNEDNSEVQLIGNAVVVREADARNPSSAPTMEYRGEFLHAFLNSEKVKSHKPVELTRGKDRFTADSLDFDNVDQVLQLQGRVKGTLVPTRQP
- a CDS encoding DUF2282 domain-containing protein, with amino-acid sequence MNQRALIATTAAALMSMTLMAAPAAAQEKEKCFGIAKAGQNDCANLSGTHSCAGQSKVDMGKDEWKYVAKGTCKDMKGISLEDAKKMKG
- a CDS encoding DoxX family protein, with the translated sequence MNAEPNPPSNLSFKRSPAKQALRSLGVLWEGADYLLDSLQPLLSLLARIYVAQVFFSSGLTKLRDWGTTVALFTDEYQVPLLPPELAAVLGTFGEVALPVLLVLGLGGRFAALGLSCVNIVAVLSLMDIAPAALQQHITWGVLLLGLAVFGCGKWSTDRWLKPYVVATKR
- a CDS encoding RNA recognition motif domain-containing protein, whose translation is MGNKLYVGNLPYSFRDEDLQQAFSAHGSVSSAKVMMERDTGRSKGFGFVEMGSDAEAQAAINGMNGQQFGGRGLVVNEARPMEARPPRTGGGGFGGGAGGGRSGGGGYGGGGGGYGGGAGGGRSGGGGGGGYGGGRSSY
- a CDS encoding DNA-binding domain-containing protein is translated as MNTLAQQQSALLGALFTWPADAAVQLLAGHADLTNARGLQVYQANGHMLAERALTAAYPVLAQLIGADSFAQLARALWHAAPPERGDVAQWGGAMAGFLSASEQLSDEPYLPDVARTEWALHRCAVQADATADLASIALLTTEDPDTLQLTLSSGCAAIRSQWPLASIIATHSNTESPDWAALTQRMRAQVAEDVIVWREGLRPRVREAQPGESDLLQALLGGHTLGQALDVAASLDFGAWLPLAVRTGLVLGVVQQAESGA